ATTTGGTTTGTTTTGTTAGTATcgtttatattatttacagaaattaaataattcgTGTTACTATGTCTTGAATTTATTAACTGTcctatattattatgacATCTTtgtttttcattttcttctgtttcataaatatttgaactattcaatatatgtgttttattaatatgatgattattttttttgaattcGATACTGTCATTCAAATGATTCATTTGTTTTAcatcttcttctttttctttaacatatatatctttCTCACTAGACAAATTAGTAtccttatatattttagtatcatttttatttattatatgaatatcTTTATGACTATATTTTGTAGAAAATTTTAATGTACTCATATCACGATCATTTAtagaattatatttattttcaataaaGTTGCTTTgattatgtttattttcattttttttaagagACGTTCTGctattataataattatatatatcatttgttatattatcatttttattatctttgACTATATTGATTTTATCACTATGCTGTAAAGAATTGTCTACTGtattttttgatttaaaattattttgagtgtttaatattatatcatcattGTTAGTAATATaagatttattattattattattatgatgatgatgacTAGTTGTAAGGTTATGCTTGgattctttttttttaatactaTTCTCTATCtgattatttaataaagtTACTGAGGTTTCCTTCGAATGTATTATAGATGAATcacttatattttttgatatatgCTGATTTTTCATATGTTCATTATAATTCTCCATACCATAATCACTATTACAAGAATTATGcatatattcttttatttcgtcattcatattattattattattattattatcaatttttaatattttatcagtgttagatttattaatttctattttattttctgaatatgttttaacattttctttataacTGTTATctaaaaatgaatttacACTTTCTTCTAGTTCCTTTCTACtataattttttccttCCTTTTCTAAATTTCTTTCTTCATGTTTCAACAGTCCtacatttttatctttaaatatatcatcattttttatgttatcatttttattttttgtaatcATACTATTTTGTATGAATGCGTTCCTTTTATTAATGgaatcattttttttcttcttaaaaaaattcatgttgtcttataaaaaattaaaaaaaaaaaaaaaaaaaattaaataaaaaaaaatatatatatatatatatgaacatttttataaatgaatcaggacatatatttatgttcCTATTAGGGGTAGCAGTGAGTATTTTATGCATATaagttttatatttttagagcatgttaattttaataagattattataatatatatatatatatatatataataaaaaaattgcacatatatatatatatatttatttatttatttatttatcctatattttttattattttaattttttttttttattttatttttttttaacatatcCATTGTGTCTTATTATAAAACTGTCTCAAATGAGTAGCCCATTCTAACACATAAAggtattatatatatatatgtttattatatgtatatatcattattgtatccccatatataaatatatttacatatatatattttacttttatctcgttatttttttttttttattttatttcaatTATTTTTGTGTATGAAATGATTAATTTACAAACCTTAGATTTTCATTTATCAAACTTTGAAGAATCCAACAGATGTTTTAACgatgaagaaaaatttGGGATATTATATGGAATGACAACATTAGAAGAgcatataaataaagagATATATCTGTGGGGCAAAATTGAAGGTCTAgaatatgattattatattacatattattttaatcaagagaatttttttccaaagaaaaaattttattattgtaGAAATGATTATGTGTTTCATGAGATGTTAAAGGGGAATGATGattttatagaaaatattgAGAGGAAATTACCTTTTACCTTTTTTAGTGGATATCCTCAAAGGATCTTTTATTCTAAGGATAAAACGAAAGGATTGAAAAAGAAGGTGACCGACGGGGGTGATAGTAATGATGATagtgatgataatgaaaataatgatagtgatgataatgaaaataatgatagtGATGAttgtgataataataatagtgatGACCACAGTAATGATGGtgatgataaaataaaatctCCTTCATATACtacaaaagaaaaaaaaaagagtCAGAGGAAAAACCTTTATAATGACAAAAATACAgacataaaaaaaaaaaaatatgagaaacaaaatattacaGAATTAGATAGATTATCATATACTGTTAGAAAAATAGACGAAGAAGCTTTTATCATACCTTATAATTCTATAAGAATAACAAACAACTTAGAAATGAAATTTTGTAACTTTAGTGGATTCAATATATTAGATGCATTAAAATTAACTTCATGGGTTCATTTTCGATATCCAAAAAATTTAACATATGACAAAATTAAGaattataattctttttttctaaataattttttagATTCTATAAAAAGTGATATCCCTTCAAATATAtggaatataaaaataaataaacaattaaataaaatttctATATTAAATGCTTTATATCCCggttatatattttatcatatgCTTAATACGCCGTTTTATGcatctttatatataggCACAGGAGTATCAAATTATGATCTCCCATTTTTACTAccataaaaatataataaaataaatacatacaattatataaatatatatatatatatatatatatatatataattatgtgAAGTCAGAAATGATCATATTTTctaaaatatacatttgAACATATATACTAACACAtgttattatcatataCTACATCtttctattatttttattatttatccttaaatctttttttaatacaataaaatcatattttatttatgtcTTAAACTGACGACTgtcattttataaaaacaagtacctaacatatatatattatatatatatatatgtatacttttttttttttttttatgtatcTCCATGAGcatatatttcttcattattttaACAAGATTAGcaaatataattttttgttcttatatttttttttaaaacatttatatcataGGAATAActgttattattttttataatttttcttgtcgtaaaatttgtatatttaatgGAAACATTGTTgctaatatatatatgaaaatatatttatatatatatgtataatatatatattatatatatatatatatatatatatatttatatatatatagcatgcaatatatgtaattataaataatacatatatatatatatatatatatacatattatataatattttatacttttatatattttttttttttttttttttttttttattattttttttttttatttactaaaataaaattagaatataaatttatattcataaaaaatggCACACTTTTTATgcttataaaaatgatatatataaatatgaaatattaaaaaaaatatatgtatttatatattctttatttatatgttaataataaatttgtttgttttttttattaagtgaagaatatatataatattcaaatgaaaaatgtatatatatataatatattgaaataaatatatatattatatatatatatattatatatattatatatatatatattttatatatttttttttttttttttttttttttgtggtatacatatatatatatatatatatatatatatttatttatttatttatttattcatttatatgtgCTATATTTTCCTTCCATtgattataattttaaGATGGTGATATGGAAGGGcaatgtaaaaaataaaatattgtttttaatttttgtagcttatttttttgtttttgttaAGATAAGCAATGGTCAGTTGATTAAATTGGATGGTCAGAAAATTAACACGAATTATATTctatatgttttaaaaggtttatttatatttggAGAGAATGAAAGTCCTTATGTTTTATTAGGAAAAAAGAAGGATATGGATTTTAAGGCAGCTCATGCGATTTTTGAAAATGTAGGTATAAGTACCACTGATAATAAGAACActaaatatttttcttttgaaATGGGTGATACTACAagtgatgataataataatcatgagaataatataaatgaaaataataaaaagaatagCAACGatgacaataataataataataataaaaatgatgacaataataataataataataataacaatgatgacaataataataataatagcaacgatgacaataataataataataaaaagaatagCAACGatgacaataataataataataataataataataacaatgatgacaataataataataataacaatgatgacaataataataataatagttatgataataatacGAAAGAACTACAAAAGAGTTACAACAATCATAGTAATAACACAAATAGCCCAAGTGATAAACAAAACGATGACgatgaaaataaagataaattcaaaataaatttatataaagataatcCATATCTAcgtaaaaaaaaagaatatagATACTCAGAAGATGTTGATTCTTTTGTTACCCCagaattatttttagaattaataataatgaaagaaaaagatTTTAATAAACATTATTTGCCAAAAGATCATGATATATGTTGTTATATGCAAGAAGAAGGAATAGACGgatatgaaaaatatacGTGCCCTGGAAAAGGATACttaaaaagatatatagATGAGGATAGTATATATTCATTGAAATTACctgtttattttataaatgatagaataaaagatgataatgatagtaatagtaatagtaGTAGTGGTagtaattattataataatgtttaTAATTTCAATAGTGGGAATGAAATAAATCatgaaaatttattaaatcatttgaaaaataaatttgtttataatattaaagatACAGATGTGTATgctttatttttatcaaacTGTATGGatagtaaaaaatatgaactACATTTACATGgaaatatacatattttaaatgaatatgGTTATTTGCCTGGAGATAAAATAtcaaaattaaatttatatgttttaagtatgataatatattcaatttatttatttatatggtcatatttattaattaagaataaaaattatgttataaaaatacaaatatgGATTTTAGTAtgtgtttttttatatttaatggAAAATGTgttcttatttttatatttcttatcatataatttatatgcCAAAGTtaataatgaattattatttatatcagTTTGTTCAagtattttaaaaaatgtttgTTCCTATCttcttatattattagGATCATTAGGATGGGGTATTGTCATTCCAACATTAGATAGAaaaacatttataaaaataaaaatactttttttcttttttattatttttgattttatTAAACAATTTGTAGATATGCATTTAACAGATACACAAATTAATACTGGATATTTCCTATTTTGTATAATACCAGttactattatttattcaattatatatttatggGTTTTTACATCAGCTAGCCAAATTATTATCCAATTAAATGAGGATAAACAATATGAAAAATTGaatatgtttaaaaatttttttaatgtattaatatttacattattattttcaattaTAGCATTCATAATAGATATAGTAGTAATGATATATGTAGATAATAGTATATggaatttaaaaaattatttaagTGAAGGAATTATTAGTTGTTTATTCttaattatattaacagccatgtttattttatttaaacCTTCTGATAGGCTTAAGAGAATATCTCATTTTACAGAAATTGGAGATATGGATGAAATGGAAGATTTTTCAAATTTCAAAAATTCAATTGAAGATATATCATNNNNNNNNNNNNNNNNNNNNNNNNNNNNNNNNNNNNNNNNNNNNNNNNNNNNNNNNNNNNNNNNNNNNNNNNNNNNNNNNNNNNNNNNNNNNNNNNNNNNNNNNNNNNNNNNNNNNNNNNNNNNNNNNNNNNNNNNNNNNNNNNNNNNNNNNNNNNNNNNNNNNNNNNNNNNNNNNNNNNNNNNNNNNNNNNNNNNNNNNNNNNNNNNNNNNNNNNNNNNNNNNNNNNNNNNNNNNNNNNNNNNNNNNNNNNNNNNNNNNNNNNNNNNNNNNNNNNNNNNNNNNNNNNNNNNTTAAACTGTCGAGCGAAATATGTAGTATGCATATaaatcaaataattttCCTTCTGATCATATTATTTCCTTATCATGTTAACTCGATAAAACCCATTAAACAcaaaaatgtaaataatctattcattgaaatatatccatataaaaaaaaatgggaaagtaaaaaaaaaacaaagagccatttaataaaaaataataaattaataagTAACGTAGAtgttaattttattaatatgataaacaatggaaataatatatcatcaGAAAAATCTAGAGATgtaaaaacaaaacaaaaaaaaattacaagTAGCGAGTATGGAATGAGTCTTgaattttttaagaaaaattcaaaaaaagTAGTCCAAAATTTGAAAAAGAGAGGTATGAACAAATATCTAAATGTTATTGTGATGCTAAAAAAACttataaatgaaaagaatGAAAAAGAGGTTTTAAGAAATAAACTAAGAAATAGAAGAAAGATATTATCagatgatataaaaaatcttatatttaatagtaaaaaatatgaagacataataaataaagatatcACTAATAATTCTGATGATAAAGCTAATTTAATAACCCTAAATgaagaaacaaaaaaatatgatacacaagatgatattataaataatgaaaagataagatatataaatcaaaCAAATCAAGATacaattaataatattaataatttaaaacattatgatgatgttataaaaaataataaattagaAATTGAAAAgattaaaaaagaaacgaacgaaattaataaagatatagatgatatagaaataaaaatcttaaatttaaaaaaagatatagaatataatttatataaattaccaaatattttattaaataaagtACCTGAAGGGGAATCACCagaagataataaaataataaaattttataaaaaagaaaatattattcaatTCAACAATAAggataatatatttcttgAACCACATGAAgagataataaaaaaatatgaaaataattttattttctcaaatatatctaataaAATAGGTTCAggttataatattttaattaatgATATAGCTAAATTAGAAAGAGCTCTTATCGATTTTATGATTAATACACATGTTAATAAGTTcttatatacatatgttAAGGCACCAGAAATTGTAACTAAATCAGCATTATTTAATACAGGGCAATTACCAAAATTTGAAGAagatttatttaaaattaaagatgattataaattattaaatgaagaTGCTTATTTAATACCTACAAGTGAAGTCtcattattaaatttatttaaaaatagTCTAATCGATTTTATACATCTACCTATTAAATTAGTTAGTCATTCATCTTGTTTTAgaatagaaaaaaataatacatatgGAAAAACTTCAAAAGGATTATTACGAGaacatatatttcaaaaggttgaattaataaatataactgataaaaaaacatctccttattattataaaaactTAATTAAACAAagtacatatattttaaaacaaTTAAATATACCTCATAGATTAGTCTTATTAAATTCTATAGAAACTCCATATTCAGCATCTATATGCTATGATATAGAAGCTTGGCTACCTAGCCAACAAAGATATATTGAAGTATCTTCATGTTCTAATTGTTTAGATTTTCAAGCAAGACgtttaaatttaaaatataaaattaaagatTCCAATATTTTCTGCCATACTATTAATGGTTCAGGCTTAGCCGTAGGAAGGGTATTAGCAATTATTCTTGAGCAATATcaaatcaaaaaaaaaaacaaaaatgaaataacAAAAATTCAGGTTCCTAAGGTTCTCAGGAAATATATGAAGAAGGACATAATACAAGTGGAATATAATTAAAGGGATCTATTATAGAAATCTAAGTGATGACCTGAACTGTAACCATATACAAGATGTGgctatatatatattatacatattatatatatatatataaatatattatatgtatattatttttatttatatgtttatatatatatatatattttttttttgttaaaCTTATCaattatgaatattatttttttttaattatattattattatattataacaacGTTGTacaaatttaaaaaaaaaaataataaataaaagagtaaatatattttaattaaaaaattaaatatgtGTACATATAACAGTTCAATGTGACCATAAATATTAAGATTAGTATTAGGGGtgtatgaaaaaaaaaaaaataaataaaataaaataaaataaaaaaaaaaaaaaaaaaaaaaaaaaaaaaaaatatatataaaatttattatatatatatatatatatatatatatatattttttttttttttttttttttttttttttttttttttttttttttttttttttttttttttttttttttttttttttttttttttttttttttttttttttttttttttttaaaaattttttttNNNNNNNNNNNNNNNNNNNNNNNNNNNNNNNNNNNNNNNNNNNNNNNNNNNNNNNNNNNNNNNNNNNNNNNNNNNNNNNNNNNNNNNNNNNNNNNNNNNNNNNNNNNNNNNNNNNNNNNNNNNNNNNNNNNNNNNNNNNNNNNNNNNNNNNNNNNNNNNNNNNNNNNNNNNNNNNNNNNNNNNNNNNNNNNNNNNNNNNNNNNNNNNNNNNNNNNNNNNNNNNNNNNNNNNNNNNNNNNNNNNNNNNNNNNNNNNNNNNNNNNNNNNNNNNNNNNNNNNNNNNNNNNNNNNNNNNNNNNNaaaaaaaaaaaattttaaataaaaaaaaaaaatttttttaaaaaaaaaattaaaaaagaaaaaaaaaaaaaaaaataaaattaggggggttaaaaaaaaaaaaaaaaaaaaaaaaaaaaaaaaaaaaaaaaaaaaaaaaaaaaaaaaaaaaaaattaatatatgtataatttattatatatatatatatatatatatttctcagtaattattagatattccttttaacatataaattaatattatacatatatatgtatgtatctatgtattatattttttttttgctttATATTAATCATGTCATATTAAACTTTTTTACgataaaatgataattaatttatttagGAGAAAAGGAGGAACAGTGATTACATCAGGTGTGGTAATTTCagaaagaaaaagatattttataaattataataaaaaagagttttattataatatgaatagttttaataaatattatgataataataatatcaaatatgtcgatgaaaaaagaaataagaacaaaaaaaagattagtgatataaataattttgaagaaaattctaaagatttatattttaagaataaaaccattgaaaaaaaagttgcagatataaaaattaaagacAGTCATAATAAAACACTCTTTGAATATATACCTTTAGAAGGAAGAACAAATAAGGTACCTATAGCATTTCgtttatttaattatatttttttatttatattatcaagtggagtaatattaatacatgTATTACCAGaaattaataaagaaaaatatatcagAGATTTATATACTTTTCAAATTTATTCTTTGTCAAGTTTTTTAGTATTTAACGGTGGTTTTAATAGTTTATTTCAATTAATACAATATGCTATACCAAcaaatagaaaatataaaggattatataatacacttaggtttatatcatcattaatACCTTTATTTTCTGCAATTATAGCAACTACATTATGTGAGAAATTTCCAAGAGATAGCTTATTCTTATTAACAATATCTTTTATCACATTATTAgtgaattattatttactACACATTAAATGTTTAATACCTGTGTGgttatataaacaatataaaatttatatttctataataatcataaatttaatattctTGCTATTAAGCGAAGCTCAAATATATACAGGTAGAAAGGTATCTATAAATGTTGACTACTAAAATAAGGAAATATTAACAAATcaacatataaaaattttagatatatatatatatatatatatatatatatatatatatgtaatattatatatttattcataaaaaaaataaaataaaataaaaaaaataataaaaaattataaattatccattttgttatttaaaaatatattcacatttaatataaagataaaaatatatatatatatatatatatatatagatatatatacattatatatataatataatatatgtgctccttttttttttaaaccttatcttattatatttccTCCGCGTGCACATATGtatactatatatttttaatttctttaataaatacatGCTGAAAAGGTATActaaaataatatatatatatattatagtTTATATATNNNNNNNNNNNNNNNNNNNNNNNNNNNNNNNNNNNNNNNNNNNNNNNNNNNNNNNNNNNNNNNNNNNNNNNNNNNNNNNNNNNNNNNNNNNNNNNNNNNNNNNNNNNNNNNNNNNNNNNNNNNNNNNNNNNNNNNNNNNNNNNNNNNNNNNNNNNNNNNNNNNNNNNNNNNNNNNNNNNNNNNNNNNNNNNNNNNNNNNNNNNNNNNNNNNNNNNNNNNNtatttttttattttttattaaactatattttttttttatttatattttatataagtGTACAAATAAATGCATACAGATTCAGCTTTaattaaacaaaatatataatagatctatatataatatatatatatttatatatatatatttatagatttataaattatatatatttatatgaacaatttttacttttaacattatatatatatatatatatatatatataaacctatgtataaaaatttatatatataaatatatatatatagaataaaaaaaaatgtatagAAACCTTTTTGACAAATTGAAGGATGGTCCGCTGAAGgtaatattataagaaaatgaaaatatgtatatactgttctctatatatatagacATAAGTGTTATAgtaaattatattataaggaatatatatatatatatatatatctatatatatgtaatatttatttatttccCTCTTTTAAGATAAGTATCCTCGGAAGTGGTAGTTGGGCTAGTGCAATTAGTAAAGTAGTAGGTACTAATGCGaagaataattatttatttg
This region of Plasmodium gaboni strain SY75 chromosome 12, whole genome shotgun sequence genomic DNA includes:
- a CDS encoding hypothetical protein (conserved Plasmodium protein, unknown function), which codes for MINLQTLDFHLSNFEESNRCFNDEEKFGILYGMTTLEEHINKEIYLWGKIEGLEYDYYITYYFNQENFFPKKKFYYCRNDYVFHEMLKGNDDFIENIERKLPFTFFSGYPQRIFYSKDKTKGLKKKVTDGGDSNDDSDDNENNDSDDNENNDSDDCDNNNSDDHSNDGDDKIKSPSYTTKEKKKSQRKNLYNDKNTDIKKKKYEKQNITELDRLSYTVRKIDEEAFIIPYNSIRITNNLEMKFCNFSGFNILDALKLTSWVHFRYPKNLTYDKIKNYNSFFLNNFLDSIKSDIPSNIWNIKINKQLNKISILNALYPGYIFYHMLNTPFYASLYIGTGVSNYDLPFLLP
- a CDS encoding putative serpentine receptor produces the protein MVIWKGNVKNKILFLIFVAYFFVFVKISNGQLIKLDGQKINTNYILYVLKGLFIFGENESPYVLLGKKKDMDFKAAHAIFENVGISTTDNKNTKYFSFEMGDTTSDDNNNHENNINENNKKNSNDDNNNNNNKNDDNNNNNNNNNDDNNNNNSNDDNNNNNKKNSNDDNNNNNNNNNNNDDNNNNNNNDDNNNNNSYDNNTKELQKSYNNHSNNTNSPSDKQNDDDENKDKFKINLYKDNPYLRKKKEYRYSEDVDSFVTPELFLELIIMKEKDFNKHYLPKDHDICCYMQEEGIDGYEKYTCPGKGYLKRYIDEDSIYSLKLPVYFINDRIKDDNDSNSNSSSGSNYYNNVYNFNSGNEINHENLLNHLKNKFVYNIKDTDVYALFLSNCMDSKKYELHLHGNIHILNEYGYLPGDKISKLNLYVLSMIIYSIYLFIWSYLLIKNKNYVIKIQIWILVCVFLYLMENVFLFLYFLSYNLYAKVNNELLFISVCSSILKNVCSYLLILLGSLGWGIVIPTLDRKTFIKIKILFFFFIIFDFIKQFVDMHLTDTQINTGYFLFCIIPVTIIYSIIYLWVFTSASQIIIQLNEDKQYEKLNMFKNFFNVLIFTLLFSIIAFIIDIVVMIYVDNSIWNLKNYLSEGIISCLFLIILTAMFILFKPSDRLKRISHFTEIGDMDEMEDFSNFKNSIEDIS
- a CDS encoding putative serine--tRNA ligase, which codes for MHINQIIFLLIILFPYHVNSIKPIKHKNVNNLFIEIYPYKKKWESKKKTKSHLIKNNKLISNVDVNFINMINNGNNISSEKSRDVKTKQKKITSSEYGMSLEFFKKNSKKVVQNLKKRGMNKYLNVIVMLKKLINEKNEKEVLRNKLRNRRKILSDDIKNLIFNSKKYEDIINKDITNNSDDKANLITLNEETKKYDTQDDIINNEKIRYINQTNQDTINNINNLKHYDDVIKNNKLEIEKIKKETNEINKDIDDIEIKILNLKKDIEYNLYKLPNILLNKVPEGESPEDNKIIKFYKKENIIQFNNKDNIFLEPHEEIIKKYENNFIFSNISNKIGSGYNILINDIAKLERALIDFMINTHVNKFLYTYVKAPEIVTKSALFNTGQLPKFEEDLFKIKDDYKLLNEDAYLIPTSEVSLLNLFKNSLIDFIHLPIKLVSHSSCFRIEKNNTYGKTSKGLLREHIFQKVELINITDKKTSPYYYKNLIKQSTYILKQLNIPHRLVLLNSIETPYSASICYDIEAWLPSQQRYIEVSSCSNCLDFQARRLNLKYKIKDSNIFCHTINGSGLAVGRVLAIILEQYQIKKKNKNEITKIQVPKVLRKYMKKDIIQVEYN
- a CDS encoding putative membrane protein (conserved Plasmodium membrane protein, unknown function): MIINLFRRKGGTVITSGVVISERKRYFINYNKKEFYYNMNSFNKYYDNNNIKYVDEKRNKNKKKISDINNFEENSKDLYFKNKTIEKKVADIKIKDSHNKTLFEYIPLEGRTNKVPIAFRLFNYIFLFILSSGVILIHVLPEINKEKYIRDLYTFQIYSLSSFLVFNGGFNSLFQLIQYAIPTNRKYKGLYNTLRFISSLIPLFSAIIATTLCEKFPRDSLFLLTISFITLLVNYYLLHIKCLIPVWLYKQYKIYISIIIINLIFLLLSEAQIYTGRKVSINVDY